A part of Melittangium boletus DSM 14713 genomic DNA contains:
- a CDS encoding M4 family metallopeptidase has protein sequence MSMPWPRWPLLLASFMTAGPALAAGEKLAPVSLNALQQLRARESARVTASLSALRLQKAALGLNERDDFRLSGAQTDAFGLTHAHFQQLHQGVPVWGGMAITHVDPSGKSLPVTREGLRPGIRLSTSPSLDAASAVSLALLELAPNGLAGAEPTAELVIYPETNRVNRAPGKPFAQRNAADFEDEVVGHRLAWHVHTELDNPKDGVAHTDFLLDARTGVVIKRWNSLETAAAVGKGLSQYSGEVQLNVFQNADGLYELRDTTRAPGEGLRTYDVNHADVQNGAPATPVLYTDTDNVWGDGQNYIVGSSTTSDNGQTAAVDAHFGLQATWDYYQRIHNRFGIDGVGTPTYNRVHVSNLYNNAFWSSGCFCMSYGDGSYPAPGGFKSLEALDVTGHELSHGVMSKTAQLIYAGESGGLNEANSDIFGAMTEFWVRNGRGSTIGDTGGNWMIGEDLNPEPLRYMYKPSLDGLSPDAWYPGIENVDVHYSSGPMNRAFYFLSAGAQPAAPGNDHSSTYLPGGMTGIGNDKAAAIWYRAITVYLVPSSNYLAARTASLQSAADLYGARSAEYTAVENAFTAINVGYTAGTYDDRTPPSVTASLSGSAPLLLLNATATDNVGVARVEFNVDGATVGTDTSLPFQVPLDVTQLLNGTHQLVVRAFDAAGNKTDSAPVTFNVANSFTQLLSDPGFEQGGVGWEANPRGNINYPVSGARTGQGYVWLNGYGSVSNDNLYQDVTIPAGVAKASLSFYLNLTTSETSTTAANDTLVLQVRDTSGTVLSTLATWSNLDATLGWVQRSFDLTAYAGQTVRLYLEGTENASLATNFKLDDFQLRTITAADTETPSVRSSVLFDASGTRLGFFADVSDNGHVGEVEFLVDGTSQGTAPTSFAKIVNVSTLANGAHTLVTRATDAAGNVGESAPVSFFVDANRSQKVVNPSFELSGGWTAATTLSGSAGILNSPSFAHTGSRFFIVYTNPGPNKSNVRQTLTIPADAQSAIYSFWLRIYDSAFTDGQVHHTYTAKVRDSAGVDLQTLATFSNLDNTSGKYFEHRYDLSAYKGQTIQLFFEADLLEPAAVSGGVTQWFLDDVTLTTTTTPDTLAPALTASVSGTYGTVQLNANVSDNVWTKKLEFFVDDVPVATRNDPSGSYTVPYNTASLANGSHQFKVKGTDTAGNVGTVTVDFTTFNTTVVDNTAPTVSAGVEGLFDTTVLTATASDDTGVTHVEFYVDGVFQGRVQEAPYRLPFSTAPLSSGTHTLMAVAHDAYGHSTSSTLAFSREGVELSPRSVVLPVNSTFTFTASVPSGFDPALTWSLQEGRICGVISAAGVYSTPAGRGLCHIQATSMTDARASATATARIYTADINGDHLVDGEDLGRLAQAYGSTTSDAAYSEDSDLDVSGAVDDTDVTLFVSQFGR, from the coding sequence ATGTCCATGCCGTGGCCTCGTTGGCCCCTGCTCCTCGCCTCGTTCATGACGGCGGGACCAGCCCTGGCGGCGGGCGAAAAACTCGCCCCCGTGTCCCTCAACGCGCTCCAGCAGTTGCGCGCCCGTGAAAGCGCGCGCGTGACGGCGTCGCTCTCCGCCCTGCGGCTGCAAAAAGCCGCGCTCGGGTTGAACGAGCGCGATGACTTCCGGCTGTCCGGCGCGCAGACGGACGCCTTCGGCCTCACGCACGCCCACTTCCAGCAGTTGCACCAGGGCGTCCCCGTGTGGGGTGGCATGGCCATCACCCACGTGGATCCCTCCGGCAAGAGCCTGCCGGTGACGCGCGAGGGACTGCGTCCGGGCATCCGCCTGTCCACCTCCCCCTCGTTGGACGCCGCGAGCGCGGTGTCGCTCGCGCTGCTGGAGCTGGCCCCCAATGGCCTGGCCGGCGCCGAGCCCACGGCGGAGCTGGTCATCTATCCGGAGACGAACCGGGTGAACCGCGCCCCTGGCAAGCCCTTCGCGCAGCGCAACGCGGCGGACTTCGAGGACGAGGTGGTGGGCCACCGGCTCGCCTGGCACGTGCACACCGAGCTGGACAACCCCAAGGACGGGGTGGCCCATACGGACTTCCTGCTCGACGCGCGCACGGGCGTGGTCATCAAGCGATGGAACTCGCTGGAGACGGCGGCGGCGGTGGGCAAGGGCCTGTCGCAGTACAGCGGCGAGGTGCAGCTCAACGTCTTCCAGAACGCGGACGGCCTCTACGAGCTGCGGGATACGACGCGCGCCCCCGGCGAGGGTCTGCGCACCTACGACGTGAACCACGCCGACGTGCAGAACGGCGCTCCGGCCACGCCCGTGCTCTACACGGACACGGACAACGTCTGGGGTGACGGGCAGAACTACATCGTGGGCAGCTCCACGACGAGCGACAACGGCCAGACGGCGGCCGTGGACGCGCACTTCGGCCTGCAGGCCACGTGGGACTACTACCAGCGGATCCACAACCGCTTCGGCATCGACGGCGTGGGCACGCCCACCTACAACCGCGTGCACGTCAGCAACCTGTACAACAACGCCTTCTGGAGCAGTGGCTGCTTCTGCATGAGCTACGGCGACGGCTCCTATCCGGCCCCCGGTGGCTTCAAGTCCCTGGAAGCGCTGGACGTGACGGGCCACGAGTTGAGCCACGGCGTCATGTCGAAGACGGCGCAGCTCATCTACGCGGGTGAGTCCGGCGGCCTCAACGAGGCCAACTCCGACATCTTCGGCGCCATGACGGAGTTCTGGGTGCGCAACGGCCGGGGCTCCACCATTGGAGACACGGGCGGCAACTGGATGATTGGAGAGGATCTCAATCCGGAGCCGCTGCGCTACATGTACAAGCCGAGCCTGGACGGCCTCAGTCCGGACGCGTGGTACCCGGGCATCGAGAACGTCGACGTCCACTACAGCAGTGGGCCGATGAATCGCGCCTTCTACTTCCTGTCCGCGGGCGCGCAGCCGGCGGCTCCGGGGAACGACCACTCCAGCACCTACCTGCCCGGCGGCATGACGGGCATCGGCAACGACAAGGCGGCGGCCATCTGGTACCGCGCCATCACCGTCTACCTGGTGCCCTCGAGCAACTACCTGGCGGCCCGTACGGCCTCGCTTCAGTCGGCGGCGGACCTCTACGGCGCCAGGTCGGCCGAGTACACCGCGGTGGAGAACGCCTTCACCGCCATCAACGTGGGCTACACGGCGGGCACCTATGACGACCGCACGCCGCCGTCGGTGACGGCGAGCCTGTCGGGCAGCGCGCCCCTCCTGCTGCTCAACGCGACGGCCACGGACAACGTGGGCGTGGCGCGCGTGGAGTTCAACGTGGACGGCGCCACCGTGGGCACCGACACCAGCCTGCCCTTCCAGGTGCCGCTGGACGTCACCCAGCTGCTCAATGGCACGCACCAGTTGGTGGTGCGGGCCTTCGACGCGGCGGGCAACAAGACCGACTCCGCGCCCGTCACCTTCAACGTGGCCAACAGCTTCACGCAGCTGCTCAGCGACCCGGGCTTCGAGCAGGGCGGCGTGGGCTGGGAGGCCAATCCTCGCGGCAACATCAACTACCCCGTCTCCGGGGCGCGCACCGGCCAGGGCTACGTGTGGCTCAATGGCTACGGCTCCGTCAGCAACGACAACCTGTACCAGGACGTCACCATCCCGGCGGGCGTCGCCAAGGCCTCGCTGAGCTTCTACCTCAACCTCACCACCAGCGAGACCAGCACCACCGCGGCCAATGACACCCTCGTGCTCCAGGTGCGTGACACCTCGGGCACGGTGCTCTCCACGCTCGCCACCTGGTCCAACCTGGACGCCACGCTGGGCTGGGTGCAGCGCAGCTTCGACCTGACCGCCTACGCGGGCCAGACGGTGCGCCTCTACCTGGAGGGGACCGAGAACGCCTCGCTGGCCACCAACTTCAAGCTGGATGACTTCCAGTTGCGCACCATCACCGCCGCCGACACCGAGACGCCGTCCGTGCGCAGCTCCGTCCTCTTCGACGCCTCCGGCACGCGGCTGGGATTCTTCGCGGACGTGTCGGACAACGGCCATGTCGGCGAGGTGGAGTTCCTGGTGGACGGCACGTCCCAGGGCACGGCGCCCACGTCCTTCGCGAAGATCGTGAACGTGTCCACCCTGGCCAACGGCGCGCACACGCTGGTCACCCGGGCCACGGACGCGGCCGGCAACGTGGGTGAGTCCGCCCCCGTCTCCTTCTTCGTCGACGCCAACCGCTCGCAGAAGGTGGTCAACCCGAGCTTCGAGTTGTCCGGCGGCTGGACCGCCGCCACGACGCTCAGCGGCTCGGCGGGCATCCTGAACAGTCCCTCCTTCGCGCACACGGGCTCGCGCTTCTTCATCGTCTACACCAACCCCGGCCCTAACAAGTCCAACGTGCGCCAGACCCTGACGATCCCCGCGGACGCCCAGTCGGCCATCTACAGCTTCTGGCTGCGCATCTACGACAGCGCCTTCACGGATGGACAGGTGCACCACACATACACCGCGAAGGTGCGCGACTCGGCGGGCGTGGATCTCCAGACGCTGGCGACGTTCAGCAATCTGGATAACACCAGCGGCAAGTACTTCGAGCACCGCTACGATCTGAGCGCCTACAAGGGCCAGACGATCCAGCTCTTCTTCGAGGCGGATCTGCTGGAGCCCGCGGCGGTGTCGGGCGGCGTCACGCAGTGGTTCCTCGACGACGTCACCCTCACCACCACGACCACTCCCGACACGCTGGCCCCCGCGCTCACCGCGAGCGTCAGCGGCACCTACGGCACCGTGCAGCTCAACGCCAACGTGAGCGACAACGTGTGGACGAAGAAGCTCGAGTTCTTCGTGGACGACGTCCCGGTGGCCACGCGCAACGACCCCAGCGGCAGCTACACGGTGCCGTACAACACGGCCTCGCTCGCCAACGGCTCGCACCAGTTCAAGGTCAAGGGCACGGACACCGCGGGCAACGTGGGCACGGTGACGGTGGACTTCACCACCTTCAACACCACGGTGGTGGACAACACGGCGCCGACCGTCAGCGCGGGCGTGGAAGGCCTGTTCGATACGACGGTGCTGACGGCCACCGCGAGCGACGACACGGGCGTCACGCACGTGGAGTTCTACGTGGATGGCGTGTTCCAGGGACGTGTCCAGGAGGCGCCCTACCGGCTGCCCTTCAGCACCGCGCCCCTGTCCTCCGGAACGCACACCTTGATGGCCGTGGCCCATGACGCCTACGGCCACTCCACCTCGTCCACCCTCGCCTTCAGCCGCGAGGGCGTGGAGCTCTCTCCGCGGAGCGTGGTGCTGCCGGTGAACAGCACGTTCACCTTCACCGCGAGCGTGCCCTCTGGGTTCGATCCGGCGCTGACGTGGAGCCTCCAGGAAGGCCGCATCTGCGGCGTCATCTCCGCGGCGGGTGTCTACTCGACTCCGGCGGGACGCGGTCTGTGCCACATCCAGGCCACCTCCATGACAGACGCCCGCGCGAGCGCCACGGCGACCGCGCGCATCTACACCGCGGACATCAACGGTGATCACCTCGTGGACGGAGAGGATCTGGGACGGCTCGCCCAGGCCTACGGCTCCACGACCAGTGACGCGGCCTACAGCGAGGATTCCGACCTCGATGTGAGCGGCGCCGTGGACGACACCGACGTCACCCTCTTCGTCAGCCAGTTCGGACGGTAA
- a CDS encoding hybrid sensor histidine kinase/response regulator, which produces MVALTEAHGAVPPRLEQFLEVVTDGVLALDSEGKPLYVNSGAERILGHARTELLGEVLWKRLPDLEHTEFGRACRRASECHVPATVEEYFDSLGAWVEARVFPTSEGQVVFLRDVTPLNQVATEYASLHALVASAPVVAFVTRGPQHVFVISNIRHRQLHGGREVIGRSASETSPTNPGLLEVLNQVYGTGEALVLEQVPLVVETPGGAREERLFHLTCQPLPGAGGRVDGVTVFAFDVTEVVRGRWRAERLAEELSLSEVRFRSLVVATSTLLWTTDATGRFREDSPTWCAFTGQDYEDWRDGSGWWNAIHPEDRARASEAWRLAFSTRGLFEAEYRLRRADGTYTPVVSRGVPVLELDGSVREWVGSITDITAQRRARQTLELLTEASTALSSTWELRQALEGLTRCLVPRLAEWCGVYLREDEGPVGRVAFTDVDPLRALRLREADRCGDVPHAVRGVLAHGRVESLPALTEEELATEPDAARREARRAFLGLRTLAVPITVKGRHRGVLLLLAGEGHRPYDGDDIRLAEELAHRAAIGLEHVRLFELARQERDRAEEANRAKDAFLATVSHELRTPLTAILGWTSILRTTPLPPEKQARALETVERSARAQAQIVDDLLDISRIVAGRMRLEVKPVELATVVEAVLDVVRPAAAARDIRLEAQVEGGGLVLGDAQRLQQVAWNLLTNAIKFTPPGGQVRVRLARVQKQVELEVSDSGQGIAPAFLPHVFERFQQADGSTTRRYGGLGLGLSIVRHLVESQGGTVHAHSDGEGRGARFTVRLPLIPARATTQPRLLLAPGLGSRPEHLPDLSGVRVLVVDDEHDTREILRTLLERSRAQVTTAASSAEALEMLLHAPPDLLVSDIGMPGEDGYSLIRRVRALPPERGGQVPAAAITAYTRPEDRAHALGAGFQVHVSKPVDPTQLMDTLASMIAAND; this is translated from the coding sequence ATGGTCGCCCTGACGGAAGCGCACGGCGCCGTGCCGCCTCGGCTCGAGCAGTTCCTCGAGGTCGTCACGGATGGAGTGCTCGCCCTCGATTCGGAGGGCAAGCCCCTGTATGTCAACTCCGGCGCCGAGCGCATCCTCGGCCACGCCCGGACGGAGCTCCTGGGAGAAGTGCTCTGGAAGCGGCTGCCCGACCTGGAGCACACGGAGTTCGGCCGGGCCTGCCGCCGCGCGAGCGAATGCCACGTCCCCGCCACGGTGGAGGAGTACTTCGACTCCCTCGGAGCCTGGGTGGAGGCACGGGTGTTTCCCACCTCCGAGGGACAGGTCGTCTTCCTCCGGGACGTGACTCCCCTCAACCAGGTGGCCACGGAGTACGCGAGCCTGCACGCGCTGGTGGCGAGCGCCCCCGTGGTGGCCTTCGTGACGCGAGGGCCCCAGCACGTCTTCGTCATCTCCAACATCCGCCACCGGCAACTGCATGGCGGACGCGAGGTGATTGGCCGGAGCGCCAGCGAAACCTCGCCCACGAATCCGGGCCTGTTGGAGGTGTTGAACCAGGTGTACGGCACGGGAGAGGCCCTCGTGCTGGAACAGGTACCGCTCGTGGTGGAGACACCGGGGGGCGCCCGCGAGGAGCGCCTGTTCCACCTCACCTGTCAGCCCCTGCCAGGCGCGGGAGGCCGGGTGGACGGCGTGACGGTGTTCGCCTTCGACGTGACGGAGGTGGTGCGCGGGCGCTGGCGCGCGGAGCGGCTGGCGGAGGAGTTGAGCCTGAGCGAGGTCCGCTTCCGCTCACTCGTGGTGGCCACGTCCACGCTCCTGTGGACGACGGATGCCACGGGCCGCTTCCGCGAGGACTCGCCCACCTGGTGCGCCTTCACCGGACAGGACTACGAGGACTGGCGCGATGGCTCGGGGTGGTGGAACGCCATCCATCCCGAGGATCGGGCACGCGCCTCGGAGGCGTGGCGGCTCGCCTTCTCCACCCGCGGACTCTTCGAGGCGGAGTACCGCCTGCGGCGCGCGGATGGCACCTACACCCCGGTGGTGTCGCGGGGTGTGCCGGTGCTGGAGCTGGACGGCTCCGTGCGCGAGTGGGTGGGCTCCATCACCGACATCACCGCCCAGCGCAGGGCGCGCCAGACGCTGGAGCTGCTCACCGAGGCGAGCACGGCGCTGTCCTCCACCTGGGAGCTGCGCCAGGCGCTCGAGGGTCTCACGCGCTGTCTCGTGCCACGGCTGGCCGAGTGGTGTGGTGTCTACCTGCGCGAGGACGAGGGCCCGGTCGGGCGCGTGGCCTTCACGGATGTGGATCCCCTACGGGCCCTGCGCCTGCGCGAGGCGGACCGGTGCGGGGACGTGCCCCACGCGGTGCGCGGCGTGCTGGCGCATGGCCGGGTGGAGTCCCTTCCCGCCCTCACCGAGGAAGAGCTCGCCACGGAGCCGGACGCGGCCCGGCGCGAGGCGAGGAGGGCCTTCCTGGGCCTGCGGACGCTCGCGGTGCCCATCACCGTGAAGGGCCGTCACCGGGGCGTCCTGCTGCTGCTCGCGGGCGAGGGACACCGGCCCTACGATGGCGACGACATCCGGCTGGCCGAGGAGCTGGCACACCGCGCCGCCATCGGCCTGGAGCACGTGCGCCTCTTCGAGCTGGCGCGCCAGGAGCGGGACCGGGCCGAGGAAGCCAACCGCGCCAAGGACGCGTTCCTCGCCACCGTCAGCCATGAGCTGCGCACGCCGCTCACCGCCATCCTCGGGTGGACGAGCATCCTGCGCACCACGCCCCTGCCCCCGGAGAAGCAGGCGCGCGCCCTGGAGACGGTGGAGCGCAGCGCCCGGGCCCAGGCGCAGATCGTGGATGACCTGCTGGACATCTCACGCATCGTCGCCGGGAGGATGCGCCTGGAAGTCAAACCGGTGGAGCTGGCCACGGTGGTGGAGGCGGTGCTGGACGTGGTGCGTCCGGCGGCGGCCGCGCGCGACATCCGGCTGGAGGCCCAGGTGGAGGGCGGCGGACTCGTGCTGGGCGATGCGCAGCGGCTGCAGCAAGTCGCGTGGAACCTGCTCACCAACGCCATCAAGTTCACGCCCCCCGGGGGACAGGTGCGCGTGCGGCTCGCGCGGGTCCAGAAGCAGGTGGAGCTGGAGGTGAGCGATTCGGGCCAGGGGATTGCCCCCGCGTTCCTCCCGCATGTCTTCGAGCGCTTCCAGCAGGCCGATGGCAGCACCACCCGCCGCTACGGGGGCCTCGGCCTGGGCCTGTCCATCGTGCGGCACCTGGTGGAATCTCAGGGCGGCACCGTCCATGCCCACAGCGACGGCGAGGGCCGGGGAGCCCGCTTCACGGTGCGGCTGCCGCTCATCCCCGCGCGAGCCACCACCCAGCCCCGTCTCCTGCTCGCGCCAGGACTCGGGTCACGCCCCGAGCACCTGCCCGATCTGTCCGGCGTGCGCGTCCTGGTGGTGGACGACGAGCACGACACGCGGGAAATCCTCCGCACCCTCCTGGAAAGGAGCCGCGCGCAGGTGACGACCGCGGCCAGCTCCGCCGAGGCCCTGGAGATGCTGCTGCATGCCCCTCCGGACCTGCTCGTCTCCGACATCGGCATGCCCGGCGAGGACGGCTACAGCCTCATCCGCCGCGTGCGCGCCCTGCCCCCCGAGCGCGGAGGCCAGGTGCCCGCCGCCGCCATCACCGCCTATACGCGCCCGGAGGATCGCGCCCACGCGCTGGGCGCCGGCTTCCAGGTCCATGTGTCCAAGCCCGTCGATCCCACGCAACTCATGGATACCCTGGCATCCATGATTGCCGCGAACGATTGA
- a CDS encoding alanyl-tRNA editing protein — MTTTPTERLYFADPFLTRFTGHVIAHGTWNGLPSVVLDRTAFYPEAGGQMADRGVLGGHAVRDVQVDDAGVVHHLLELAEGTPLPAPGTELSGDIDPVRRRIHMALHTGQHMLSSALVNVAHAHTVSSRLGETVCTIDVDVEALDERLVAEAEAQVNALIDADVPIRAFFPTPEELAALPLRRAPKVTDNIRVVQITGFDVSPCGGTHCTRSGQVGLVRVLGVERYKGKGRVLFSAGGRARSELWQEAGVLRALSRTFSCAPLDVPASVDKLRRDLTEAREALGAARAKLAEATAAELAAQLERSPEQRVVAVLEGAPPEELRSVAARLTNRPGAVVLLAGRSPEGLAVLIARGAGSTFGCGAFLKRAAEAAGGRGGGRPEHAEGRLPPQTDWPALVASLLA; from the coding sequence ATGACGACGACCCCCACCGAGCGCCTCTACTTCGCCGATCCCTTCCTCACCCGCTTCACCGGACATGTCATCGCGCACGGCACCTGGAATGGCCTGCCCTCCGTGGTGCTCGACCGCACCGCCTTCTACCCGGAGGCCGGCGGACAGATGGCCGACCGGGGAGTGCTCGGGGGCCACGCCGTGCGGGATGTCCAGGTGGATGATGCCGGGGTCGTCCACCACCTGCTGGAGCTCGCCGAGGGCACCCCCCTGCCCGCTCCGGGCACCGAGCTGTCCGGCGACATCGATCCCGTGCGCCGCCGCATCCACATGGCGTTGCACACCGGCCAGCACATGCTGTCCAGCGCCCTGGTGAACGTGGCCCATGCCCACACCGTGTCCTCGCGGCTGGGTGAGACGGTGTGCACGATCGACGTGGACGTGGAGGCGCTCGACGAACGGCTCGTCGCCGAGGCCGAGGCCCAGGTCAACGCCCTCATCGACGCGGACGTGCCCATCCGCGCCTTCTTCCCCACGCCCGAGGAGCTGGCCGCCCTCCCCCTGCGCCGCGCGCCCAAGGTCACGGACAACATCCGCGTGGTGCAGATCACCGGCTTCGACGTGTCCCCCTGCGGCGGTACGCACTGCACGCGCTCGGGACAGGTGGGCCTCGTGCGGGTGCTCGGCGTGGAACGCTACAAGGGCAAGGGCCGCGTCCTCTTCTCCGCGGGAGGCCGCGCCCGGAGCGAGCTCTGGCAGGAGGCCGGTGTGCTGCGCGCGCTGAGCCGGACGTTCTCCTGCGCGCCGCTCGACGTGCCCGCGTCCGTGGACAAGCTGCGCCGCGACCTCACCGAGGCGCGCGAGGCCCTGGGCGCGGCCCGGGCGAAGCTCGCCGAGGCCACCGCCGCCGAGCTGGCCGCCCAGTTGGAGCGCTCACCCGAGCAGCGCGTGGTGGCCGTGCTGGAAGGCGCCCCACCCGAGGAGTTGCGCTCCGTCGCCGCGCGGCTGACGAACCGGCCCGGTGCCGTGGTGCTGCTCGCGGGCCGCTCGCCCGAGGGACTGGCCGTCCTCATCGCCCGGGGCGCGGGCTCCACCTTCGGCTGTGGGGCCTTCCTCAAGCGCGCCGCCGAGGCCGCCGGGGGACGTGGCGGCGGACGTCCCGAGCACGCCGAGGGCCGGCTTCCGCCCCAGACGGACTGGCCCGCGCTGGTGGCGTCGCTGTTGGCCTGA
- a CDS encoding STAUR_1299 family protein, protein MDADTDELLRLAFAQAPANLANVAITRMRAEVGGESSRGISYELLLPDGNVRTWLLDTVLPRLVDYLESIGAKLPRCGGVFLSVFSGDTLHFIHARDVIALLSGWSGLSSDELKRRYGPR, encoded by the coding sequence ATGGACGCCGATACCGACGAATTGCTCCGCCTCGCCTTCGCCCAGGCCCCCGCCAACCTGGCCAACGTGGCCATCACCCGCATGCGCGCCGAGGTGGGCGGCGAGTCCTCGCGGGGCATCAGCTACGAGCTCCTCCTGCCCGACGGCAACGTGCGGACGTGGCTGCTCGACACCGTCCTGCCCCGCCTCGTGGATTACCTCGAGTCCATCGGCGCGAAGCTGCCCCGGTGCGGCGGCGTGTTCCTCTCCGTGTTCTCCGGCGACACGCTCCACTTCATCCACGCCCGGGACGTCATCGCCCTGCTCTCTGGCTGGAGCGGCCTGTCCTCCGACGAGCTCAAGCGGCGCTACGGGCCGCGTTAG
- a CDS encoding protein-L-isoaspartate(D-aspartate) O-methyltransferase — MGDLELAEALRREGISDQRVLDAIRGLSRADFVPDSLRASATQDSPLPIGHGQTISQPYIVAYMTQALAPQPGERVLEIGTGSGYQAAVLARMGAEVYTVEVLPELAGPARERLERLGLRNIHFRVGDGTAGWPEAAPFDAILGTAAPEQLPPALYQQLRPGGRLLVPVGPQKGNQELIRVTRPLHGAGEAPQVEKLLAVRFVPMTSTPPVSLPH; from the coding sequence ATGGGTGACTTGGAACTCGCGGAGGCCCTACGGCGGGAGGGAATCTCCGATCAACGCGTCCTGGATGCGATCCGGGGCTTGAGCCGGGCGGACTTCGTTCCCGATTCACTCCGGGCCTCGGCGACCCAGGATTCCCCGTTGCCCATCGGTCATGGGCAGACCATCAGCCAGCCCTACATCGTGGCGTACATGACGCAGGCGCTGGCGCCCCAACCCGGAGAGCGCGTGCTGGAGATTGGAACCGGCTCGGGCTACCAGGCGGCCGTGCTCGCGAGAATGGGCGCCGAGGTGTACACGGTGGAAGTCCTCCCGGAGCTTGCCGGGCCGGCCCGGGAGCGGCTGGAGCGCCTGGGCCTGCGGAACATCCACTTCCGGGTAGGGGACGGCACGGCTGGCTGGCCGGAGGCCGCGCCGTTCGACGCCATTCTCGGCACCGCGGCCCCCGAGCAACTGCCTCCCGCGCTCTACCAGCAGCTTCGCCCGGGAGGGCGGTTGCTCGTGCCGGTGGGCCCCCAGAAGGGAAACCAGGAGCTGATCCGCGTGACCCGGCCGCTCCACGGAGCAGGGGAGGCGCCCCAGGTGGAGAAGTTGCTGGCGGTGCGCTTCGTGCCCATGACGAGTACGCCCCCCGTGTCTCTGCCGCATTGA
- the thrC gene encoding threonine synthase produces MSPSDFQAAYACSEGCGFRASLLEIIYRCPKCQGLLEVAHDVEALKTVPAEEWKRRFAQRFGASRLPYASGVWGKHEWVYPQLPARDIVSLGEGRVPLKPLPRMAEELGLASLDLKECGVSPTGSFKDWGMTVLVSAVKHMRERGVPIRAVACASTGDTSAALSAYCAAAGIPSVVFLPKDKVSLSQLVQPVANGARVLSLDTDFDGCMKLVQQVTQDAGLYLANSMNSLRIEGQKVVAIELCQDLDWEPPDWVVIPGGNLGNASALGKGFELMHALGVISKRPRIAVAQAERANPLLRSFRGGFAELVPMQAERTLASAIQIGNPVSFRRAVRILKSFNGVVEDATESELANAAARADREGTFTCPHTGVALAALEKLVAQGVIARGSKVAVVSTAHGLKFPDFKVGYHKGALADVTSRLANPPVDLPANLDAVRGALADL; encoded by the coding sequence ATGAGCCCATCTGACTTTCAAGCCGCGTATGCCTGCAGCGAGGGGTGTGGTTTCCGGGCCTCGCTGTTGGAGATCATCTACCGCTGTCCCAAGTGCCAGGGCCTGCTGGAGGTGGCGCACGACGTGGAGGCACTGAAGACGGTGCCAGCGGAGGAGTGGAAGCGCCGCTTCGCCCAGCGCTTTGGCGCCTCGCGCCTGCCGTATGCCTCGGGTGTCTGGGGCAAGCACGAGTGGGTGTACCCCCAGCTTCCGGCACGGGACATCGTCTCGCTGGGAGAGGGGCGGGTGCCGCTCAAGCCGCTGCCGCGCATGGCGGAGGAGCTGGGCCTGGCGAGCCTGGACTTGAAGGAGTGCGGCGTCTCTCCGACGGGTAGCTTCAAGGACTGGGGCATGACGGTGCTCGTGTCCGCGGTGAAGCACATGCGCGAGCGGGGCGTGCCCATCCGGGCGGTGGCGTGCGCGTCCACGGGAGACACCTCGGCGGCGCTGTCGGCGTACTGCGCGGCGGCGGGCATCCCCTCGGTGGTGTTCCTGCCCAAGGACAAGGTGTCCCTGTCGCAGCTCGTGCAGCCGGTGGCCAATGGCGCGCGGGTTCTGTCGCTCGACACGGACTTCGACGGGTGCATGAAGCTGGTGCAGCAGGTGACGCAGGACGCGGGCCTGTACCTGGCCAACTCCATGAACTCGCTGCGCATCGAGGGCCAGAAGGTGGTGGCCATCGAGCTGTGCCAGGACTTGGACTGGGAGCCGCCGGACTGGGTGGTGATTCCGGGCGGAAACCTGGGCAACGCGAGCGCGCTGGGCAAGGGCTTCGAGCTGATGCACGCCCTGGGGGTCATCTCCAAGCGGCCGCGGATCGCGGTGGCCCAGGCCGAGCGCGCCAACCCGCTCCTGCGCTCCTTCCGGGGCGGCTTCGCGGAGCTGGTGCCCATGCAGGCCGAGCGCACGCTGGCCTCGGCCATCCAGATTGGCAATCCGGTGTCCTTCCGGCGCGCGGTGCGCATCCTCAAGTCCTTCAACGGCGTGGTGGAGGACGCGACGGAGTCCGAGCTGGCCAACGCGGCGGCGCGGGCGGATCGGGAAGGCACCTTCACCTGTCCGCACACGGGCGTGGCGCTCGCGGCGCTGGAGAAGCTGGTGGCCCAGGGAGTGATTGCCCGGGGCTCGAAGGTGGCGGTGGTGTCCACCGCGCACGGGCTCAAGTTCCCGGACTTCAAGGTGGGCTACCACAAGGGCGCGCTGGCGGACGTGACGAGCCGTCTGGCCAATCCGCCGGTGGACCTGCCCGCGAACCTGGACGCGGTGCGCGGGGCGCTCGCGGACCTCTGA